In Panicum virgatum strain AP13 chromosome 4N, P.virgatum_v5, whole genome shotgun sequence, a single window of DNA contains:
- the LOC120669665 gene encoding protein MKS1-like produces MAAASFDGDVPRHGGAAAGSGPLGVRAASRKIGKPGGGAHGQQERKPVIIYMVSPKVIHVEAHEFMPLVQRLTGPDAGRGRGDKKGRSSTSGGGAGSSSPRWEQEGAGSKGRAAPPVRVKARALNRPAGPAVSVSVTATRQQHAGPSAAAAASPPWLMFHDLSPLRGAALKGEHHPLVSPGWLHHVGDHFPSPGAGAALGSPAAGFLDIFGPLSSQHQ; encoded by the coding sequence atggccgccgcgagcTTCGACGGCGACGTCccgcggcacggcggggcggccgccggGAGTGGCCccctcggcgtgcgcgcggcgtcGCGCAAGATCGGCaagccgggcggcggcgcgcacgggcAGCAGGAGCGGAAGCCGGTCATCATCTACATGGTGTCCCCCAAGGTCATCCACGTCGAGGCCCACGAGTTCATGCCGCTTGTGCAGCGGCTCACCGGCCCGGACgccggccgcgggcgcgggGACAAGAAGGGCAGATCGTCgacgtccggcggcggcgctggatccTCATCTCCGAGGTGGGAACAGGAAGGCGCGGGCAGCAAgggcagggcggcgccgccggtgcgCGTGAAGGCGCGCGCCCtgaaccggccggccggccccgcggTGTCGGTGTCGGTGACGGCCACGAGGCAGCAGCACGCCGGCCCGtcggcagcggccgcggcgtcgccgCCATGGCTCATGTTCCACGACCTCAGCCCgctccgcggcgcggcgctcaAGGGCGAGCACCACCCCCTGGTGTCCCCCGGGTGGCTGCACCACGTCGGCGACCATTTCCCGAGCCccggcgccggggccgcgctcgggtcgccggccgccggcttcCTCGACATCTTCGGGCCGCTGTCCTCGCAGCATCAGTGA
- the LOC120669666 gene encoding DNA-directed RNA polymerase III subunit RPC6-like, which yields MPPRKRPAPPPEEPSPASKPTPDAKPPDPTNSAPDSAAPTISAAVLAKLPSMERQVYSLIFEAGSKGMWMLDVRKQLAISPNVATKVVRALVTHKLVKEVSDVRHRSRKIFMATDFQPSDEITGGTWYHDGRLDTDAVSAVRRRCQAQVEKLGAATAQMIHNGILKDDPRAGYTIDKIRDILKTMVLDKVLEEVKSTGEGEFAAVRSGLMCYRLAGAAQGGMMEGIPCGVCPRIDECTPEGVISPRTCVYYNKWLQMDF from the coding sequence ATGCCGCCGCGGAagcgcccggcgccgccgccggaagagCCCTCCCCTGCCTCGAAACCCACACCTGACGCCAAACCTCCCGATCCCACCAATTCGGCCCCGGATTCCGCGGCGCCGACCATCTCGGCCGCGGTCCTCGCCAAACTCCCGAGCATGGAGCGGCAGGTGTACTCCCTCATCTTCGAGGCGGGCAGCAAGGGCATGTGGATGCTCGACGTGCGCAAGCAGCTGGCGATCAGCCCCAACGTCGCCACCAAGGTCGTGCGCGCCCTCGTGACGCATAAGCTCGTCAAGGAAGTCAGCGACGTGCGCCACCGCAGCAGGAAGATCTTCATGGCCACCGACTTCCAGCCCTCCGACGAGATCACCGGCGGCACCTGGTACCACGACGGCCGGCTCGACACCGACGCCGtgtccgccgtgcgccgccgctgccaagcGCAGGTCGAGAAGCTCGGCGCCGCAACCGCGCAGATGATCCACAACGGCATTCTGAAGGACGACCCCAGGGCCGGGTACACCATCGACAAGATCAGGGATATCCTGAAGACCATGGTGCTCGACAAGGTGCTCGAGGAGGTCAAGAGCACAGGCGAGGGGGAGTTCGCGGCCGTCAGGAGCGGCCTGATGTGCTACCGGTTGGCTGGGGCTGCGCAGGGAGGGATGATGGAGGGGATCCCGTGCGGGGTTTGCCCCAGGATCGATGAGTGCACGCCGGAAGGGGTCATTTCGCCAAGAACATGCGTCTACTACAACAAGTGGTTGCAAATGGACTTCTAG
- the LOC120669667 gene encoding SPX domain-containing protein 1-like, with translation MKFGKSLSGQIVETLPEWRDKFLSYKDLKKRLKLIGAGNGAERQPKRARRDDAGEADASPAAAMTPEEADFMRLLGAELDKFNSFFVEKEEEYIIRQKELQDLVARVAGQESKEELMRARKEIVDFHGEMVLLENYSALNYTGLVKILKKYDKRTGALIRLPFIQKVLQQPFFTTDLLYKLVKQCEAMLEQFLPTSEPSVSREDGKGDSNDEEKPANPTSSLLNGDGIPELDEIEYMESMYMKSTVAALRSLKEIRSKSSTVSMFSLPPLQGNNAPEEPERWNKIPVIEQAAK, from the exons ATGAAGTTCGGCAAGAGCCTCAGCGGGCAGATCGTGGAGACGCTGCCGGAGTGGCGCGACAAGTTCCTGTCCTACAAGGACCTCAAGAAGCGCCTCAAGCTCATCGGCGCCGGGAACGGGGCCGAGCGGCAGCCCAAGCGGGCCCGCCGCGACGACGCCGGGGAGGCCGAcgcgtccccggcggcggcgatgacgcCCGAGGAGGCGGATTTCATGCGGCTCCTGGGGGCCGAGCTCGACAAGTTCAACTCTTTCTTCgtcgagaaggaggaggagtacATCATCCGCCAGAAG GAGCTGCAGGACCTCGTGGCCAGGGTGGCCGGGCAGGAGTCCAAGGAGGAGCTCATGCGGGCGCGCAAGGAGATCGTCGACTTCCACGGCGAGATGGTGCTGCTCGAGAACTACAGCGCCCTCAACTACACCG GACTGGTTAAGATCCTCAAAAAATATGACAAGAGAACTGGAGCCCTGATCCGGCTGCCTTTCATCCAGAAAGTCCTGCAGCAGCCTTTCTTCACCACTGACCTTCTATACAAACTTGTGAAGCAGTGCGAAGCCATGCTGGAGCAGTTCCTACCGACTAGTGAACCATCTGTATCAAGGGAAGATGGAAAAGGAGATAGCAATGATGAAGAAAAACCAGCTAATCCCACTTCTTCCTTGTTAAACGGCGATGGTATTCCAGAATTAGATGAGATTGAGTACATGGAGAGCATGTACATGAAAAGCACAGTTGCGGCGCTTAGGTCTCTGAAGGAGATCCGGAGCAAGAGTTCGACTGTCAGCATGTTCTCGTTGCCACCACTTCAGGGCAACAATGCGCCCGAAGAGCCAGAGAGGTGGAACAAAATACCTGTGATAGAGCAGGCTGCCAAATGA